The Kiritimatiellia bacterium genome has a window encoding:
- a CDS encoding protein kinase, which translates to MNTHDPKSELNTAPMSEGGADVTQTMIQEGMLNAPARPGARGGVGRFEILRPLATGGMGQVFLAREPVTEGRVAIKMIRPRYRKEEWVVRRFLTEAQHMYRMSHPNILKVLEVSDRPEGPYYVMPFVEGGSLAQAIKPGRPLPEDRALDIARQIADALQYAHARGIIHRDLKPANVLLDQDGRAYLTDFGLLRTVFNDAMVDPDKSAPEGTAAYMSPLAASGKAEDTRCDIYAFGAVLYEMLTGSKPYEGINPKAIVDKILAGPPRPVLQVNQEASRALARIAEWCMARELRDRYAEMKDVVRDLDRAARKEEPLGPHGVPEGEAVMVLKLSGKRSIGKVLAAAGTFLQGLCAASLLWTVIQLAFSHLGAKTQQPVSLAQALGSATAPFAFGFLLGGVAGWFMLILALGGCRYRAPWFYRALHIIAIPWLLIFPVGTLVSVLVLIHLRQHKAEFASEPPPAKPTLFMYVESVVVVLIAVAVAGLFGHLAYSMVRRHARTRLHPPSASRLASGAAQDLSARAWRVWREQKFEEAEKLFLQAAEADPKLADAWNGLGWARQNMGQAQNAREAFERCVALDPKNAGALNGLGWIAKSERKQHEAIRYWELAVAAEPGATAALAGLASTQYELGYYDLAARHAQNWLDLEPGNAEAKRILAEARVRLDEAKAQSPEEKRGADAARDPNVTAIWRRWHKQQFEEIHGERLDHPKAATETRQALEETTWNYFLRQGEERRRQRLPGATEEQRAQIEQAIRDLRKERDDMIRRLLQPGSAKLFILYEDGVAYRGILRAFKAALAEKGRTLAPPTEWNLMKLMWTTSDDVYKLSGKSGGDNEPLTSTRWRECFLADAKSYLEEQDFALLGPIMEQLPRPAERDEVDAAHGFILRNLKTDLADNQKQLSEQKETALRDLMAALDKEQPLPEPMSDEAARQHWEGWQSAFVQRAAAILDAEEHALLKKQLEQFENIGWAAERWAAGPVAGQGGELIPAPEQMVSIRFTDAPLRMVADFYAELTGRSVILSPQVDAKLTCTLKSNGRVPKQEARRLIEAYLSAAGLVLTPVGNNSLRIDPSAPAVPAGNEPPRIIGTTPAVGAAEVDPATSEITVTFDQDMAGGFSWTGGGPDYPEVTGGPRWRDARTCVLPVNLEAGRYYRVGINSKSHRNFRSRAGMPTPPAAIYFTTQGASEELKAKTQVPTVLEMSPANGATDVDPGLTELRVTFSVPMGGGFSWTGGGPEYPDGVEGKGPYWTAEQRTCVLPVELKPNHGYRLGLNSFSHKNFQSAAGVPLEPVSYTFKTREAR; encoded by the coding sequence ATGAACACGCACGACCCGAAGTCCGAGCTGAACACCGCGCCCATGTCCGAAGGAGGCGCGGACGTGACCCAGACGATGATCCAGGAAGGCATGCTCAACGCCCCGGCGCGGCCGGGCGCGCGGGGCGGGGTGGGCCGCTTCGAGATTCTCCGGCCGCTGGCGACGGGCGGCATGGGACAGGTCTTCCTGGCGCGGGAGCCCGTCACGGAGGGCCGGGTCGCGATCAAGATGATCCGGCCCCGGTACCGGAAGGAGGAGTGGGTGGTCCGCCGGTTTCTCACCGAAGCCCAGCACATGTACCGCATGTCGCACCCGAACATCCTGAAGGTGCTCGAGGTTTCGGATCGCCCGGAGGGCCCGTATTACGTCATGCCGTTCGTCGAGGGCGGGAGCCTGGCCCAGGCGATCAAGCCCGGCCGGCCGCTGCCGGAGGATCGCGCGCTGGACATCGCGCGGCAGATCGCGGACGCCCTGCAGTACGCCCACGCCCGCGGCATCATTCATCGCGACCTCAAGCCCGCCAACGTGCTCCTGGACCAGGACGGGCGGGCCTACCTGACGGACTTCGGCCTGCTGCGCACCGTGTTCAACGATGCGATGGTCGATCCCGACAAGAGCGCGCCCGAGGGGACGGCCGCCTACATGTCGCCCCTGGCCGCCTCCGGCAAGGCCGAGGACACGCGCTGCGACATCTACGCCTTCGGCGCGGTGCTCTACGAAATGCTGACCGGGAGCAAGCCGTACGAAGGGATCAACCCGAAGGCGATCGTGGACAAGATCCTGGCCGGCCCGCCGCGGCCGGTTCTTCAAGTCAATCAGGAGGCGTCTCGAGCGCTCGCGCGGATCGCGGAATGGTGCATGGCGCGCGAGCTGCGCGACCGGTACGCCGAGATGAAGGACGTGGTCCGCGACCTGGACCGCGCGGCCCGGAAAGAGGAGCCCCTCGGTCCGCACGGCGTCCCGGAGGGCGAGGCGGTCATGGTGCTGAAGTTGAGCGGTAAGCGCTCGATAGGGAAAGTACTGGCGGCGGCCGGCACATTCCTGCAAGGCCTCTGCGCGGCGTCCCTGCTCTGGACCGTCATCCAACTCGCCTTCAGTCACCTGGGGGCCAAAACGCAACAGCCCGTATCCCTGGCCCAGGCTCTCGGCAGTGCCACGGCGCCGTTTGCCTTCGGATTTCTCCTCGGCGGCGTGGCCGGGTGGTTCATGCTTATCCTGGCGCTGGGGGGCTGCCGATACCGGGCCCCGTGGTTCTACCGCGCGCTACACATCATCGCGATTCCCTGGCTGCTGATCTTTCCCGTAGGGACACTCGTGAGCGTGCTGGTCCTGATTCACCTCCGGCAGCACAAGGCCGAGTTTGCTTCGGAACCGCCGCCGGCCAAGCCGACGCTCTTCATGTACGTTGAGAGCGTCGTGGTCGTGCTGATCGCCGTTGCCGTCGCCGGGCTATTCGGCCACCTCGCGTACAGCATGGTCCGCCGACATGCGAGAACGCGCCTCCATCCGCCTTCCGCGTCGAGGCTCGCTTCCGGCGCCGCCCAGGATCTTTCCGCCCGGGCCTGGCGAGTCTGGCGCGAGCAGAAGTTCGAGGAGGCGGAGAAACTCTTCCTGCAGGCCGCGGAAGCCGATCCGAAACTGGCGGATGCGTGGAACGGGCTGGGGTGGGCCCGCCAGAACATGGGCCAGGCGCAGAACGCCAGGGAGGCCTTCGAGCGCTGCGTGGCCCTCGACCCTAAGAACGCCGGCGCCCTGAACGGCCTCGGCTGGATCGCGAAGAGCGAGCGGAAGCAGCACGAGGCCATACGGTACTGGGAGTTGGCCGTCGCCGCCGAGCCCGGCGCGACCGCCGCGCTAGCGGGCCTCGCGTCCACCCAGTATGAATTGGGCTACTACGACCTCGCCGCCCGTCACGCGCAAAACTGGCTGGACCTCGAGCCCGGCAACGCGGAGGCGAAACGCATCCTGGCCGAGGCCCGGGTACGGCTTGACGAGGCCAAGGCGCAATCGCCGGAAGAGAAGCGCGGCGCGGACGCGGCCCGGGATCCCAACGTCACGGCCATCTGGCGCCGGTGGCACAAGCAGCAGTTCGAGGAGATCCATGGCGAGAGGCTGGACCATCCGAAGGCCGCCACCGAGACCCGACAGGCCCTGGAAGAGACGACCTGGAATTACTTCCTCCGGCAGGGCGAGGAGCGCCGCAGACAGAGGCTTCCCGGCGCCACGGAGGAACAGCGGGCCCAGATCGAACAGGCCATCCGGGACCTGCGGAAAGAGCGTGACGACATGATCCGCCGCCTCCTGCAGCCGGGAAGCGCAAAGCTGTTCATCCTGTACGAGGACGGCGTCGCCTACCGTGGCATCCTGCGCGCGTTCAAGGCCGCCCTGGCGGAGAAAGGCCGGACCCTTGCCCCGCCCACGGAATGGAACCTCATGAAGCTGATGTGGACGACTAGCGACGACGTGTACAAGTTGTCCGGAAAATCGGGCGGGGACAACGAGCCGCTGACCTCGACGCGGTGGCGTGAATGTTTTCTGGCCGATGCCAAGTCTTACCTCGAGGAACAGGACTTTGCGCTGCTGGGGCCGATCATGGAACAACTGCCCCGCCCCGCCGAGCGGGACGAGGTGGACGCCGCGCATGGGTTCATCCTGCGGAACCTGAAGACCGACCTCGCGGACAATCAGAAGCAGCTATCCGAACAAAAAGAGACGGCCCTGCGCGACCTGATGGCCGCCCTGGACAAGGAGCAGCCGTTGCCGGAGCCGATGTCCGACGAGGCGGCCCGGCAGCATTGGGAAGGATGGCAATCGGCTTTCGTGCAGCGGGCGGCAGCGATCCTTGACGCGGAAGAGCACGCCCTACTGAAGAAGCAATTGGAGCAGTTTGAAAACATCGGCTGGGCGGCCGAGCGATGGGCCGCGGGGCCCGTCGCCGGACAAGGCGGGGAGTTGATCCCGGCGCCGGAGCAAATGGTGAGTATCCGGTTCACGGATGCACCGCTTCGAATGGTCGCGGATTTCTATGCCGAGCTGACCGGCCGATCCGTCATCCTGTCTCCCCAGGTGGACGCGAAACTCACCTGCACGCTGAAGTCCAACGGTCGGGTGCCGAAGCAAGAGGCCCGGCGCCTGATCGAGGCCTACCTGTCCGCCGCCGGCCTCGTGCTCACGCCGGTGGGAAATAACTCCTTGCGAATTGATCCTTCTGCGCCGGCCGTTCCGGCGGGAAATGAGCCGCCGCGGATCATCGGCACGACGCCGGCCGTCGGCGCGGCCGAGGTGGACCCGGCGACGAGCGAGATCACGGTCACGTTCGACCAGGACATGGCGGGCGGGTTCTCCTGGACGGGCGGCGGGCCCGATTACCCGGAAGTCACCGGCGGCCCGCGCTGGCGCGACGCCCGGACGTGCGTGTTGCCCGTGAATTTGGAGGCCGGGCGCTACTACCGAGTCGGGATTAATTCCAAGAGCCACCGGAATTTCCGGAGCCGGGCCGGAATGCCCACTCCGCCCGCCGCGATCTATTTCACCACGCAGGGCGCGAGCGAGGAACTGAAGGCCAAGACGCAAGTGCCGACCGTTCTGGAAATGAGCCCGGCAAATGGTGCGACGGACGTGGACCCCGGCCTGACGGAGCTTCGCGTGACCTTCAGCGTCCCGATGGGCGGAGGCTTCTCCTGGACCGGCGGCGGGCCGGAGTATCCGGATGGCGTCGAGGGCAAAGGCCCGTATTGGACCGCCGAGCAGCGGACCTGCGTGCTGCCGGTCGAACTGAAGCCGAACCACGGCTACCGGCTCGGGCTGAACAGCTTCTCGCACAAGAACTTCCAGAGCGCCGCCGGCGTGCCGCTGGAGCCGGTGAGCTATACATTCAAGACCCGAGAGGCGCGTTGA
- a CDS encoding SDR family oxidoreductase, with the protein MSDFQNRSILVTGSTRGIGLAVARAVLQRGATAGIHGRDPQRVLAVCRELQALGGRAIPCAGDFTEPGNARAVVREFLKAAGRLEGLVNCAGMGKARAFRAVTLEDWRHTFRINLEAALLATQEAYIHMRQQKSGGIVNVASLAAHGPGRWMGADYAASKAGLVSLTKSLALEAGRFGIRVNAVSPGMVETDMTAALTESLKAGVGVPLERFGRPEEVAEAVLFLLSDGAAYVTGQVLHVDGGLWMGS; encoded by the coding sequence ATGAGCGATTTCCAAAACCGGTCGATTCTGGTGACGGGGTCGACGCGCGGCATCGGCCTGGCTGTCGCGCGTGCGGTCTTGCAGCGCGGGGCCACAGCCGGCATTCACGGGCGGGATCCGCAACGCGTACTGGCCGTCTGCCGGGAATTGCAGGCCCTGGGCGGCAGGGCCATCCCGTGCGCAGGCGACTTCACCGAACCCGGAAACGCGCGCGCCGTGGTCCGGGAGTTCCTGAAGGCCGCCGGCCGGCTGGAAGGGCTTGTGAACTGCGCCGGGATGGGCAAGGCGCGCGCGTTTCGGGCGGTGACGCTGGAGGATTGGCGCCATACCTTCCGCATCAACCTCGAGGCGGCGCTGCTGGCCACGCAGGAGGCGTATATCCACATGCGCCAGCAAAAGAGCGGCGGCATCGTGAACGTCGCGTCGCTGGCCGCGCACGGCCCCGGCCGGTGGATGGGCGCCGACTACGCCGCGAGCAAGGCGGGGCTGGTCAGCCTGACAAAAAGCCTCGCGCTGGAGGCGGGCCGGTTCGGCATCCGGGTCAACGCCGTGTCGCCGGGCATGGTGGAAACCGATATGACCGCGGCCCTGACGGAATCATTGAAGGCCGGCGTCGGCGTCCCCTTGGAGCGGTTTGGGCGACCGGAGGAAGTCGCCGAGGCTGTCCTTTTCCTGCTTTCCGACGGCGCGGCCTATGTCACGGGCCAGGTGTTGCACGTGGACGGCGGGCTCTGGATGGGATCCTGA
- a CDS encoding ATP-binding protein, with amino-acid sequence MPDELRIHVANRLDELERAEAEMSAFLDARRVPAGRRYAASLALEEMLTNIIKYGYDDAAEHRIDIRVESGEKELALTLEDDGHPFDPTALAEPDTSRRVEDRTVGGLGIHLTRKLTDGMTWRREGGKNIVRIRIRRAG; translated from the coding sequence ATGCCCGACGAACTCCGCATCCATGTCGCGAACCGGCTCGACGAACTCGAGCGGGCCGAGGCCGAAATGTCCGCCTTCCTCGACGCGCGCCGCGTGCCGGCGGGCAGGCGCTACGCCGCCTCCCTGGCGCTGGAGGAGATGCTCACCAACATCATCAAGTACGGCTACGACGACGCGGCCGAACACCGGATCGACATCCGCGTCGAGTCCGGAGAGAAGGAACTGGCGCTGACCCTCGAGGACGACGGGCACCCGTTCGATCCGACGGCCCTGGCGGAGCCCGACACCTCGCGACGGGTGGAGGACCGGACTGTCGGCGGGCTGGGCATCCACCTTACGCGCAAGCTGACGGACGGCATGACCTGGCGGCGGGAGGGCGGGAAGAACATCGTTCGGATCCGTATCCGGCGGGCTGGCTGA
- a CDS encoding STAS domain-containing protein, giving the protein MNITSTRQGDLALVRLEGRLDAATSAAAEKQLADLVAAGARGLALDGTALDYISSAGLRVLLSLTKKIKGAGGRIALGGLQPQVKEIIEIAGFASIVPVFGSADEARRACEG; this is encoded by the coding sequence ATGAACATCACGTCCACGCGCCAGGGCGACCTCGCCCTGGTCCGGCTGGAGGGAAGACTGGACGCCGCGACCTCGGCGGCGGCCGAAAAGCAGTTGGCCGACCTGGTCGCGGCCGGGGCGCGCGGCCTGGCCCTGGACGGCACGGCGCTGGATTACATCAGCAGCGCCGGCTTGCGCGTCCTGCTCTCGCTCACCAAGAAGATCAAGGGCGCGGGGGGGCGTATCGCCCTCGGCGGCCTGCAGCCGCAGGTGAAGGAAATCATCGAGATCGCCGGCTTCGCCAGCATCGTGCCGGTGTTCGGGTCGGCGGACGAGGCCCGGCGGGCCTGCGAGGGCTAG
- a CDS encoding response regulator transcription factor, producing MDSPALIRVVMADDHRLFLDGLRRLLEEQPDLTVAAAVATGAEALEAARREHPDVLLLDIDMPDGNAFAVADRLKEDGAPAPRIILLTMHNEPPYVIAASRPDVQGFVLKDAAFEELVEAIRKVHAGGRYIGAGVTGALGDKCPLSAREIEILRCAAHGMTTQETSEALKISVKTVETHRGHILQKLNAPNMTTAVHLMDRRGL from the coding sequence ATGGATTCCCCCGCGCTGATCCGCGTTGTCATGGCCGACGACCATCGGCTCTTCCTCGACGGCCTGCGCCGGCTGCTGGAGGAGCAGCCGGACCTGACGGTCGCCGCGGCCGTCGCGACCGGCGCCGAGGCCCTTGAGGCCGCGCGGCGCGAGCATCCCGACGTCCTGTTGCTGGATATCGACATGCCCGATGGCAATGCCTTCGCCGTCGCCGACCGCCTGAAAGAGGACGGCGCGCCCGCCCCGCGCATCATCCTGCTGACCATGCACAACGAGCCCCCCTACGTCATCGCCGCCTCCCGGCCGGACGTGCAGGGCTTCGTCCTCAAGGACGCCGCGTTCGAAGAGCTGGTGGAGGCCATTCGGAAGGTGCATGCCGGCGGCCGCTACATCGGGGCGGGCGTGACCGGAGCCCTGGGGGACAAGTGCCCCCTGTCTGCGCGGGAAATCGAGATCCTGCGGTGCGCGGCCCACGGCATGACCACGCAGGAAACGTCGGAGGCCCTGAAGATCAGCGTCAAGACCGTCGAAACCCACCGCGGCCACATCCTCCAGAAGCTCAACGCCCCCAACATGACCACCGCCGTTCACCTGATGGATCGGCGCGGCCTGTGA
- a CDS encoding acyl carrier protein, translating to MTRNEILDKLRAIMARTSQASVDWNSVGEQSTIESLGIDSLAMLDLMYDLQQEFGIEFEPQDLVKVATVGDLAAFIEGRKSA from the coding sequence ATGACGCGAAACGAAATCCTCGACAAGCTGCGGGCCATCATGGCGCGGACCAGCCAGGCCTCCGTGGACTGGAACAGCGTGGGCGAACAGAGCACGATCGAATCCCTGGGCATCGACTCCCTGGCGATGCTGGACCTGATGTACGATCTGCAGCAGGAATTCGGGATCGAGTTCGAACCCCAGGACCTTGTGAAGGTGGCCACGGTGGGCGACCTGGCGGCGTTCATCGAGGGGCGAAAGAGTGCGTGA
- a CDS encoding GNAT family N-acetyltransferase — protein MHLEPASMNPPRGLAELLRDLGDGENGYMGTPVPSGKLTLEEYLRGCVEGTDPAKVRPGLVPQTVFWVIDADGAAVGMVRMRHHLNEKLRVHGGHIGLYVRRDRRGRGYARAALRLALAELTRLGEPQALLTVATDNTPSIRVIESCGGRFDGTGTDPESGRTLRRYWIDLAPARRNGP, from the coding sequence ATGCATCTCGAACCGGCGTCCATGAATCCGCCGCGCGGACTCGCGGAGCTGCTCCGCGACCTGGGCGACGGGGAGAACGGGTACATGGGAACGCCCGTGCCCTCGGGGAAGCTGACCTTGGAGGAATATCTCCGGGGCTGCGTCGAAGGTACGGATCCGGCGAAGGTGCGCCCCGGCCTGGTGCCGCAGACGGTGTTCTGGGTGATCGACGCGGACGGCGCCGCCGTGGGCATGGTGCGGATGCGTCATCACCTGAATGAGAAACTCCGGGTGCATGGTGGGCATATCGGGCTCTATGTCCGCCGCGACCGGCGCGGCCGCGGGTACGCGAGGGCGGCGCTCCGTCTGGCATTGGCCGAGCTGACCCGGCTGGGCGAACCGCAGGCCCTGCTGACGGTGGCGACGGACAACACGCCGTCCATCCGCGTGATCGAAAGCTGCGGCGGCCGGTTCGACGGCACAGGGACGGATCCCGAATCGGGAAGGACGCTTCGGCGGTACTGGATCGACTTGGCGCCGGCTCGGCGCAACGGACCCTGA
- a CDS encoding GPP34 family phosphoprotein — MLTFAEEIVLLALDEKEGVITELPHQALHTAMAGAVLMELSLLNRVDADAKQMHVVDAAPTGEPILDTVLQVLHEGRAERSLTCWLNRLAGHYAHEILRLSLAGMVRKGVLREEKHRFLWVFPDRRYPRLHDREFIEVRARLRQALLGTDLPEVRDIVLISLLNACRLIPRVLSDDELPRAHARIAQLSRLDLIGQALARSIREIEFALSLPMML; from the coding sequence ATGCTGACCTTCGCGGAAGAAATCGTGCTGCTCGCGCTCGACGAGAAGGAGGGCGTGATCACGGAGCTGCCCCACCAGGCCCTGCACACCGCCATGGCGGGCGCGGTGCTGATGGAGCTGTCGCTGCTCAACCGCGTGGACGCGGACGCGAAGCAGATGCACGTGGTGGACGCCGCGCCGACCGGCGAGCCCATCCTCGACACCGTCCTTCAGGTTCTTCACGAGGGGCGGGCGGAGCGGTCCCTCACCTGCTGGTTGAACCGGCTGGCGGGCCACTATGCCCACGAGATCCTCCGCCTCTCGCTGGCCGGGATGGTCCGCAAGGGGGTCCTGCGCGAGGAGAAGCACCGCTTCCTCTGGGTCTTTCCCGACCGGCGCTATCCCCGGCTACACGACCGCGAGTTCATCGAGGTCCGCGCCCGGCTGCGGCAGGCTTTGCTCGGCACGGACCTCCCCGAGGTGAGGGACATCGTGCTGATCAGCCTGCTGAACGCCTGCCGGCTGATCCCGCGGGTTCTTTCGGACGACGAGTTACCCCGCGCGCACGCCCGGATCGCGCAGCTCTCGCGCCTGGACCTCATCGGCCAGGCCCTCGCCCGCTCGATCCGCGAGATCGAGTTCGCCTTGAGCCTGCCGATGATGCTGTGA
- a CDS encoding lysophospholipid acyltransferase family protein: MRRLRHLIEYGLVRALLFLIDRLPLGLCDRLANAGADLFYGLHASRRRTAIDNILRAGIAADRREAARIARASFRHFARLVVASIKSDAYFRNRPWQECIDWQASPELLRILDDPAQGLILACGHLGHWEIAAQLLSHRKPVVGITRRMNNPYVDRLMQRRKPRHRFELTPKHDVSMGRLVSALKDGKVLAIMIDQHARDRGMMVDFFGQPASTHTAIALLHLVTKTPLCFGYCIETAPMRFQFHAVGPLHFEPTGDKQGDVRRILEQLNRELEAAIRAHPDAYMWGHRRWRAPKPVQQGQ; encoded by the coding sequence GTGAGGCGGCTCCGGCATCTGATCGAGTACGGGCTCGTCCGGGCGCTGCTCTTCCTGATCGATCGCCTGCCCCTGGGGCTCTGTGACCGGCTCGCGAACGCCGGCGCGGACCTCTTCTATGGCTTGCACGCCTCGCGCCGCCGGACCGCCATCGACAACATCCTGCGGGCGGGCATCGCCGCCGATCGCCGGGAGGCGGCCCGGATCGCCCGCGCCTCCTTCCGGCACTTCGCGCGGCTCGTGGTGGCCTCCATCAAGTCGGACGCCTATTTCCGGAATCGCCCCTGGCAGGAGTGCATCGACTGGCAGGCTTCGCCGGAGCTCCTGCGGATCCTGGACGATCCGGCGCAGGGGTTGATCCTGGCGTGCGGGCACCTCGGCCACTGGGAGATTGCGGCGCAATTGCTCTCGCATCGCAAGCCGGTTGTAGGCATCACGCGGCGCATGAACAATCCGTACGTCGATCGCCTGATGCAGCGCCGAAAACCGCGCCATCGCTTCGAGCTCACCCCCAAGCACGACGTCAGCATGGGCCGGCTGGTCTCCGCGCTCAAGGACGGGAAGGTCCTGGCCATCATGATCGATCAACATGCCCGGGATCGCGGCATGATGGTGGATTTCTTCGGCCAACCGGCCTCTACGCACACGGCCATCGCCCTGCTGCACCTGGTGACGAAGACCCCGCTCTGTTTCGGGTACTGCATCGAAACCGCCCCCATGCGGTTTCAATTCCATGCCGTGGGCCCGCTCCACTTTGAGCCCACCGGTGACAAGCAGGGAGATGTGCGGCGCATTCTCGAGCAACTGAACCGGGAACTTGAAGCCGCCATCCGGGCACATCCCGATGCTTACATGTGGGGACACCGGCGCTGGCGGGCTCCGAAACCGGTCCAGCAAGGCCAGTGA
- a CDS encoding beta-ketoacyl-[acyl-carrier-protein] synthase family protein — MTETHRVVVTGLGMVTPLGLNEPALRERLFAGRGAIRRITGFDPAPFKSKNGAEVEADALSAALVARGWKPSDRAMDMALLASAQALEQAGLLPAGPGSPGEDTAVLFGTGSGPSHAVTDSWLAYFAQGPRGVRPTTVPRCMLNVISSQVSIRFGLKGSNYVVVAACSSSTMALGIAYRMILHGYARRVLCGGSDSMFTAPLYAGWDNLGVMSRAAEADKACRPFDADRDGFVLGEGAGAVVLESLEEARKRGARIRAEIHGYGESSDGTHITRPSVDGQAAAMAAALRSARMTPADIDFINAHGTATKANDECEAGAIRAVFGAEADRVPVVSSKSFFGHLLGAAGIVETLAAILCLEDGRLHPNLNLDHPDPLCNLRLVGRESLELPLRTCMKNSFGFGGSNAVVILGGYKEQGP; from the coding sequence ATGACGGAAACGCATCGGGTGGTGGTAACCGGGCTGGGCATGGTCACGCCCCTCGGGCTCAACGAGCCGGCGCTGCGTGAGCGGTTGTTCGCCGGCCGCGGAGCTATTCGTAGAATCACCGGCTTCGATCCCGCCCCCTTCAAGTCGAAAAACGGAGCCGAAGTGGAGGCGGATGCCTTGTCGGCGGCGCTGGTCGCTCGCGGCTGGAAGCCGTCCGACCGGGCCATGGACATGGCGCTGCTGGCCTCGGCCCAGGCGCTGGAGCAGGCGGGATTGCTTCCGGCCGGCCCCGGCTCTCCGGGAGAAGATACCGCCGTCCTGTTCGGGACCGGCTCGGGACCGTCCCACGCCGTCACGGATTCGTGGCTGGCCTACTTCGCCCAGGGGCCGCGCGGCGTGCGGCCCACCACCGTGCCCCGCTGCATGTTGAACGTGATCAGCTCGCAGGTCTCCATCCGCTTCGGGCTCAAGGGCAGCAATTATGTCGTGGTGGCGGCCTGCTCCTCCTCCACCATGGCCCTCGGGATTGCCTACCGGATGATCCTGCACGGATACGCCCGGCGCGTGCTGTGCGGCGGCAGCGACTCGATGTTTACCGCGCCGCTGTACGCCGGCTGGGACAACCTCGGGGTGATGTCCCGCGCCGCGGAAGCCGACAAGGCCTGCCGCCCCTTTGACGCGGATCGCGACGGGTTCGTTTTGGGGGAAGGCGCCGGCGCCGTGGTCCTGGAATCACTCGAGGAAGCCCGCAAACGCGGGGCGCGCATCCGCGCGGAAATCCACGGGTACGGCGAATCCTCGGACGGCACGCATATTACCCGGCCCAGCGTGGACGGCCAGGCGGCGGCCATGGCGGCCGCCCTGCGGTCCGCCCGCATGACGCCGGCGGACATCGACTTCATCAACGCGCACGGGACGGCGACCAAGGCCAACGACGAGTGCGAGGCCGGCGCGATCCGCGCGGTGTTCGGCGCGGAGGCGGATCGCGTCCCCGTCGTTTCGTCCAAATCCTTCTTCGGGCACCTGCTCGGCGCGGCGGGCATCGTGGAAACCCTGGCCGCCATTCTGTGCCTCGAAGACGGGCGCCTGCACCCTAACCTGAACCTTGATCATCCCGACCCGTTGTGCAATCTTCGGCTGGTCGGCCGGGAATCGCTGGAACTCCCGCTGCGGACCTGCATGAAAAACAGCTTCGGATTCGGCGGGAGCAATGCCGTGGTGATCCTGGGCGGGTACAAGGAGCAAGGGCCATGA
- a CDS encoding sigma-70 family RNA polymerase sigma factor: MAEETREEEPSRFPPTRWTLVAHARNDSDTQGLAALEELLAAYGPVLRLYLVRSLRLPPEQAEDLVQEFMARRILRERLLDHADRARGRFRSFLLKCFLNFVRSEQRKQRAAKRGPPSSHMVNLDEHAAEIPDPRPAHRDFDALWARQVIGAALARMEQECARKNRKDIWVIFEQRVLNPIFSGDAPRSYEELVAELGLKSPLHASNLLITAKRSFQRALEAVVRETVSSESAVAAELAELKRALAGAVAPTHRP, from the coding sequence ATGGCGGAGGAGACGCGGGAAGAAGAGCCGTCCAGGTTCCCACCCACCCGGTGGACCCTCGTGGCTCACGCCCGGAACGACTCCGACACGCAAGGGCTCGCGGCCTTGGAGGAGTTGCTGGCGGCATACGGGCCGGTCCTGCGCCTCTATCTCGTCCGGAGCCTGCGCCTGCCGCCGGAGCAGGCGGAGGACCTGGTCCAGGAATTCATGGCGCGCCGCATCTTGCGGGAGCGTCTTTTGGACCACGCGGACCGCGCGCGGGGCCGATTCCGGTCGTTTTTGCTGAAGTGTTTCCTGAACTTCGTCCGGAGCGAGCAACGCAAGCAGCGGGCGGCAAAGCGCGGGCCGCCGTCATCGCACATGGTCAACCTCGATGAGCACGCGGCGGAAATCCCGGATCCCCGCCCGGCCCACAGGGACTTCGACGCGCTGTGGGCGCGGCAGGTCATCGGGGCCGCCCTGGCGCGCATGGAACAGGAGTGCGCCCGGAAAAACCGGAAGGATATCTGGGTCATCTTTGAGCAACGGGTGCTGAACCCCATCTTCTCGGGCGACGCCCCGCGCTCGTACGAGGAGCTGGTCGCGGAACTCGGTCTGAAATCCCCCCTCCACGCCTCCAACCTGCTGATCACGGCGAAGCGGAGTTTCCAGCGGGCGCTGGAGGCCGTGGTGCGCGAGACGGTGTCGAGCGAGTCGGCGGTGGCCGCCGAACTCGCCGAACTGAAACGGGCGCTGGCGGGCGCGGTGGCTCCAACGCATCGTCCATAG